CTCGGCCATGGCCTCGGTCTTCTTCTTGTGCGGGCCGAGAACCATGATCATGTTCCGGCCGTCCTGCTTCGGGTTGGACTCGATGAAGCCAAGCTCCTCGACGTCCGACGCCAGCCGCTGAAGCAGCCGGAAACCAAGCTCGGGGCGGGACTGCTCACGACCACGGAACATGATCGTGATCTTGACCTTGTCGCCCTGCTTGAGGAACCGGACGACGTGACCCTTCTTGGTGTCGTAGTCGTGCGGGTCGATCTTCGGCCGGAGCTTCATCTCCTTGATGACCGTGTGCGCCTGGTTCTTGCGCGCCTCACGGGCCTTCATGGCCGACTCGTACTTGAACTTCCCGTAGTCCATGAGCTTGCACACGGGCGGACGGGCGGTCGCCGCGACCTCGACCAGATCGAGGTCGTACTCCTGTGCGAGCTCCAGGGCCTTGGCAAGCGGAACAATCCCGACCTGCTCGCCGCTGGGTCCGACAAGTCGCACCTCGGGAACGCGAATCCTGTCGTTGATGCGGGGCTCGGCGCTGATGGATCCTCCTAGGTAGCACCACGCGACCGCCTGGCGGACGGACGCGCAACGTCTGTTTCACTGAGACCAACCGAGCCGGTACGCAAAAAACGCCCCGGACGGGACACAGGCGGGGCTCCTGGGAATACCGGAGCACCGTCGCGATCAACCGCGGGGCGCGCATCGGGCGGCTCCATCGTCCGTACGGAACGATGGGCGCCACCTGACCGGTGACCCGCCACCCGTGAGGGTGGTAGGTGGGAGTACGGAGCCTCCACTTGTGGGCCGGGCACACAGGTGTCCGGCCGGTCGTGACACAAGGTTAGCAGGACCGGCCCCTCTACGCGAACCGGGGCGGGGGCGACAGGGAGGCGCGCCGATCGGCTTATCGTGTGAGGCATGAGCGAGACGCCCCAGAACGAGTCCGCGGACTCCCCTGAAACCCCCGACTTCGACGCCATGACCCGCGACATCGCGGAGGTCCCGGCCGTCGAGGTGATCGTGACGGTCGCCGTCAACCTGATGAGCGCCGCCGCGGTGAAGCTCGGGCTCACCGAGGAGGGCGACAAGTACAAGGACCTCGACGAGGCGCGCAAGCTCGTCCACGCCCTCGCGGGCCTGCTGGACGCCGGCGCGACGGAGGTCTCCTCCTTCCACGCCGCACCCCTGCGGGACGGCCTGAAGTCCCTCCAGCTCGCCT
Above is a genomic segment from Streptomyces sp. NBC_00094 containing:
- the infC gene encoding translation initiation factor IF-3, yielding MSAEPRINDRIRVPEVRLVGPSGEQVGIVPLAKALELAQEYDLDLVEVAATARPPVCKLMDYGKFKYESAMKAREARKNQAHTVIKEMKLRPKIDPHDYDTKKGHVVRFLKQGDKVKITIMFRGREQSRPELGFRLLQRLASDVEELGFIESNPKQDGRNMIMVLGPHKKKTEAMAEAREAQAARKAERQGVASDEASEVSEVAAEEVAVEEAPVTEAEVADAPAVEAEVEAPAENTEA
- a CDS encoding DUF1844 domain-containing protein, which translates into the protein MSETPQNESADSPETPDFDAMTRDIAEVPAVEVIVTVAVNLMSAAAVKLGLTEEGDKYKDLDEARKLVHALAGLLDAGATEVSSFHAAPLRDGLKSLQLAFREASLIPDEPGQGPGEKYTGPVYG